CAGGAGTCTTGTTATTAGGTATTGGCTTTTATTTTCTTGCGACGGTATAGATTTTTGATTAATAGCCCGCAGCTGTTTTAGGGTAAGCTATAGGAAATTAAGGGTTTTAATAATAATGCGTTTTTGTGAAAAAAGATGTAAAATACGCAATGGCGGTTAAATTCATATGAAAGAACATTATTTTACAGGTGAGATTGATACCGAAACAGGTAGCATTCCTGTTGTAGCGACATCGCTTTCCTTTTTAGATAAGCTGGGTGACTGGAAAGTAAGATGGACTCTCGGCCGGGGCAAGTATATGGTAGTCCCGGGCATATATGCGACAGGTTCTCCTGCAAAAGATTCTCCCGTTATGGTGTCAGCCAATTACAAATTAAGTTTTGATATGCTCCGTCAGGCGCTTGCCGGGTTTGATACCTGGATTCTGGTACTAGACACTAAAGGCGTGAATGTATGGTGCGCCGCAGGCAAGGGCACTTTCGGTACGGCAGAGATAGTAAGGCGCATAGAAGAAACAGGTCTTACCAAAATAGTAAATCACAGGGAGATCATAGTTCCCCAATTAGGAGCCCCGGGAGTTTCAGCGGGAGAGGTTAAAAAAAGATCAGGTTTTTCTGTGAAATACGGACCCGTAAGGGCTGAAGATCTATCGGCTTTTCTGGGTGCAGGAAAAAAAACAACTGCAGAGATGAGAACTGTTAAATTCGAAATGAGAGACCGCCTTAAACTGATTCCTGCGGAAATAATGATTTATTCTAAGTATTTGTTATTGTTGTCCATTATTTTTTTTCTGTCTTCGGGGTTCGGTCCCGATGACTACATATTCGGCAGGGCGATTAATACAGGAGTTTATGCTGTTACCGCACTGCTTGCGGCATTTTTTTCAGGGACAGTAATTAATGCGATTTTACTTCCCTGGCTTCCGGGAAGAAGTTTTTCTGTTAAGGGATTTTATGCAGGTTTATTCACAGGATGTGTGTTGTTTCTCGTCGGAAGAAATAGCGTCAATAATTTTGAATTATGGGCGTGGCTCATATTAGTACCCGCTATTTCGTCTTTTCTGGCAATGAATTTTACCGGCGCTTCAACGTATACTTCTCTTTCGGGAGTAAAAAAAGAAATGAAGATAGCTATACCTATTCAAGCTGCTGCAATTCTAATAGGGGTAGTGTTATGGATTATAGGTAGATTTGTTGCGTGAGCAAAATGAAGTATAAAAGTAACCACAGAGGAAGAAGAGAAAAAAA
This sequence is a window from Candidatus Omnitrophota bacterium. Protein-coding genes within it:
- a CDS encoding acetyl-CoA synthase subunit gamma, which translates into the protein MKEHYFTGEIDTETGSIPVVATSLSFLDKLGDWKVRWTLGRGKYMVVPGIYATGSPAKDSPVMVSANYKLSFDMLRQALAGFDTWILVLDTKGVNVWCAAGKGTFGTAEIVRRIEETGLTKIVNHREIIVPQLGAPGVSAGEVKKRSGFSVKYGPVRAEDLSAFLGAGKKTTAEMRTVKFEMRDRLKLIPAEIMIYSKYLLLLSIIFFLSSGFGPDDYIFGRAINTGVYAVTALLAAFFSGTVINAILLPWLPGRSFSVKGFYAGLFTGCVLFLVGRNSVNNFELWAWLILVPAISSFLAMNFTGASTYTSLSGVKKEMKIAIPIQAAAILIGVVLWIIGRFVA